TTGAGAAATCAAGTAATTCCTCAACCATGGCAGTTAGTCTTTCACTCTCATTTTCAATTATTTTCAAACCATCTTTCAATATATTCCTATCTTGCAGTTCATCAGTATTGAGAGTAATTACCCAACCCTTTATGGAAGTAAGCGGCGTTCTTAGTTCGTGTGAAATAGAAGAAATAAATTCATTTTTAAATTGTTCTTTTTTTAGTATCTCCTCTGCCATATAATTTAAAGTTCCCGCCAATATACCAATCTCATCTTCCCGCCCGGTATCTATTCTTGTTTTTAAATTTCCCTTAGCCATTTTTTCTGCAGCTTTTGTAACAGCTTTAAGAGGGAGAACTATACCTCTGGCAAGTATAACGCTGACGAGTCCTGCTGCAAGGATTGCAGTAATACCAATGCTGATAAAGATTATATATATTTTATTGATGGTCTTGTCAATCTCTCCGAGAGAAGTTATAAATCTGAGCGCCCCAACTAATTCATTACCGGATTTCAACGGATAGGAAATAGCCATGACCTTTCCATCGTATTCTGATTTGCCTAGCCACACTCCTTTGGTGCCGCTTAAAGCCGTCAAGACGTCACTGGTTTCAAGTTTACCATCCGGTATAAAACCTATTGAGTCCATGAGTACTTTTCCGGATGGGGCAATTATTTGAACTTCTGCAGAAGTTTGACTCCAGAACACATCCACATTATCCAATACATTATCTTCTAGCGATACATTGGAAAAATACTTTGAGTAAAAGTCAGCAGAAATCTTGATTTGATTTGTTAGTATGCCCTCCACATTACTATAAAAATAATATCTAGTAAAATATATCAGCAGTGCTTCAAAGGCTATGACACTAATAAAGATGACAATCATAAAATTCCGTACCAGCCTGGCTTTTATGCTTTTTGAACCTGCTTTCTTACCTAGAATTTCCTTCATAGTTTACTATTTCCTCCATCTATACCCCGTACCCCAGACCGTTTCTAAATAGGTGGGGTTAGAGGAATCTTCTTCAATCTTGGCTCGTAATCTTCTTATATTTACATCAACTATCTTAGCATCGCCTATAAAGTCATATCCCCATACAATATTAAGAAGTTCATCTCTTGTGAAGGCTTTACCTGGTTTCTCCATAAATAATTTTATAAGAAGGTATTCCTTTGGAGTAAGTGATATTTCATTATTGTTTTTGAATACGGTCTGGGCATATAAATCCAGCCTAAGTGCTCCGCTTTCTATAATTTTGTCGTTCTCAGCTTTTATATCTTCGCCTGTCCTACGTAGGAGGGCTTTTACCCTAAGAATAAGTTCAATTGGATTAAAGGGTTTTACAACATAATCATCTGCACCCGATTCTAAACCAGATATCTTATCCATATCCTGGCCCCTGGCTGTGAGCATGATGATACCCATTTGAGGGAATTCTTTTCTCGCAGCAGCACAAACATCAAAGCCGTCCATACCTGGAAGCATAACATCAAGTAGTACAACATCCGGATTTTCCAGCCTGATTTTACTTAGTCCTTCTTCTCCGCAAGCTGCTTCAATAACTATAAAGTTTTCCCGAAGGAGATTTATTCTTAAAAAACCTCGGATGCTGTCTTCATCTTCTATTATCATAATTTTTTTCTGCATACTTAACCCCTTAAAAATCTTTTGATACATTGAGTGCAAAACCGCTAATCATATTCGCAAAAGGAATAATGTTTCCATATGTACCTATAAATATATTATAGTAATTATGAAGTTTACACAAATTACAATTCGGTTACAATACAGAATGGATATGATATACTATTTATAGAATATAAAATGGGGGAGCAGCATGAACAAAAAAGTTATAGCTATAAACAGCAGCAGGCGTAAGCAAAATACTTATGGCTTGCTTCAAAAGCTTAAAGAAGCTATGAAGGAAAATAACATTGAAGTA
The genomic region above belongs to Clostridium swellfunianum and contains:
- a CDS encoding sensor histidine kinase, translated to MKEILGKKAGSKSIKARLVRNFMIVIFISVIAFEALLIYFTRYYFYSNVEGILTNQIKISADFYSKYFSNVSLEDNVLDNVDVFWSQTSAEVQIIAPSGKVLMDSIGFIPDGKLETSDVLTALSGTKGVWLGKSEYDGKVMAISYPLKSGNELVGALRFITSLGEIDKTINKIYIIFISIGITAILAAGLVSVILARGIVLPLKAVTKAAEKMAKGNLKTRIDTGREDEIGILAGTLNYMAEEILKKEQFKNEFISSISHELRTPLTSIKGWVITLNTDELQDRNILKDGLKIIENESERLTAMVEELLDFSRLASGKIKLSTGVEDASKIVRYIEKYMAPRAEREGLQFIVECSQEPLLAKLDKDRIKQVLINLLDNAFKFTPAGGRVMLRAFSKEGWIILCVTDNGTGIDEVDLPRVREKFYKGKNIKSHTGIGLSICDEIVKLHDGELKIESKLNEGTCISVKLPIEEAIEGVE
- a CDS encoding response regulator transcription factor, producing MQKKIMIIEDEDSIRGFLRINLLRENFIVIEAACGEEGLSKIRLENPDVVLLDVMLPGMDGFDVCAAARKEFPQMGIIMLTARGQDMDKISGLESGADDYVVKPFNPIELILRVKALLRRTGEDIKAENDKIIESGALRLDLYAQTVFKNNNEISLTPKEYLLIKLFMEKPGKAFTRDELLNIVWGYDFIGDAKIVDVNIRRLRAKIEEDSSNPTYLETVWGTGYRWRK